Genomic DNA from Epinephelus fuscoguttatus linkage group LG14, E.fuscoguttatus.final_Chr_v1:
GCAGAACACAAGAGTAATATTAATACTTCTTGTTTCTAATGTGCTGCGGTTAACGTCTACAACCATCTCTGTACCACAGAGTAAAATCATCTCACCTGCATTGGGAACCTGTAGGTCGATCTTAACGTCAAAATCATGAACTTTAAACAAGTCCTCTGAGAGGTCAGTGGTTGGCTTGGGGACATCTTTGTCTTTTGGGTTTGGTTGACCCTGTAATATCACAAACAGAGCAAAGAGAGATTTAGATACTTTGAAGTATATTTCCTCTGCAAGTTGTTCTCTGCATTTATGTTACAAAATTTTAACAGAAAACCGTTTTCTCTGTTAAGGATGCATTCAAAAGCTCATAATTAttgataaaatgttttatctaCTGTAGTCTGTAGTCTTGTTGGCTCTCAAGCCATTAAAAAAGTCTGCATTTATGTCTAGTGATTACTTCTGCAGGGAAGTATTAGGGCCAGAcatgagaggggaaaaaagaggaggatttttatgagaataaagtcaaaatgttgAGAATAAAGTTGAATTTTCACTGTTGATGCCACGCACAagaaaaatcatagtatagtcaTCATAGTAGGAAAGggtatttttgcattttgaaagtaaagtttaaatgttgaaattCAAATAAAGTTGAATTGTCGAGATATAAATGAAATGTCAAGAATGACCTTGGCATGTCAAGATTAAGgctgaaaagtaaaaaaataaagctgaaaTGTCGAGAATTAAGTTGGAATGTCGAGACTGAAATATCAAACTTTCAATCAAAATGTCAAGAACAAACTTGACATCTCAAAATGAAATTTGAAATTTTAAGAAAAACTCAAAATGTCCATTTGAACTTGATATCTCAAGATTTAAGTCGAAATGTCTTGAATAAAGTGGAAATGTCAAGACTGAACGTGATATTTTAAGAATAAAGTTGAAATATGAATAAAGTCAAAACCTCCACATTGAACTTGACAATTTAAGATTAAAGTCAAAATGTAGAGGATAGAATGAAgctgataaataataatacctGTTGGGAATGTAACTGAAATAGGAACTTTCCCGCACTGTAAATGGAAATGTAATTTGGTCAGACCACTCGGGATTACAGTATTAGGAATTTTAAGTTGTTGGTTTGGTTCAGATTCTCTTAAAGTCCAAAGTTGTGTTTACTGGGGGTCGATCACAAATACCAAACATATCCAAGTGTGCATTTTCTGTTATTATCGTGGGTCTAATAACTGTCTGTTGAGTTATCCTAAGAAAACAAAGCCCTGGATTTCAGGAGAAAGGAGTATCTCTGTAGGACTGGTTATGGACTCATATCAAAATGGAATATAAGCCTACATAATTATAAATCTGCTCTGTGACTATGTGACCCTGTAGAGAGATGTACGAGGACATATGTGTGACATGTTATTGCTTAttactgttttattctgtttcctTTAAGacttatttgttaatttttcttCATGTACGGGAGTCCAACTCCATGTTGTAGAAACATTTCAAAATTGAACCTGAAACGTTGAGAATTAAGTCGACATGCAGAGATCAAAGCCAGAACATCGAGAAAAGTCATAATGTCTAGAATGAACTTGACAGTTTACGATAAAAGTCGAACTTttgaaaacaaatcaaactgCATAGTTTAAAACAAAAAGCCTTGTGTAGATGAACTGGTGAAATTGTACTTTGGTTTTGGTAACaaggacagtttttttttaattctcttaATGAGCATTAACACAGTGTGGTAGTGGGCTTTAGGACTGGAGGATTGCGCTGAAAACTGTCTGTTCAGAAGGAGGAACCACACACATTTGGAAAAAGCGGCAGCATTTGTGCAAACTCAAGAAGCAGCTGGTGACAGACAGATGCAAGGAAACTAATGGTTACTGCTGCGTGTAAGACAGCGAGAATATCTTGTATCACAAGACAGGATTTGACGGGCAGGGAgctgactttattctcaaaattTTGATTGAATTCTCAAAAGATTTAGCAGGCAAACTATACTTGTGAGGAATATTTCTGAGTCTTCAGAAAATCGACTGTTACTGAGAGAGTTCATTTTCTGACGTCTTCAAAttcagacaaataaaacaaagcacGCCTTGCCTGGTGCAACAGGAAACAGGACGACAACCAGGATTTGGGCAGTGTTTGCACCTCTTGTAACAAGTGAAACAAGTGAACACCTTAGAGTTCACACTCCAAACATGTTATATGTGAAAGCACTGGGagtgtctctgagtgtgtgtcctGCTCACCAGTTTGTTCTTCTCTCCAGAAGAAGGATCTTGTGCTGACCCAGAGCCGTACTTCTGGTTCAGGTGAGCGAGAATAGCTGCGTGGACTGACGGGTCTCTGGCCTGTAAAAATCCAAAAGGAGCAGGTCGACAGTTTAGATTAGATTCAGCggtgtttattgttttcttgCATATAAGGAATGCTGCGAGAAATAATAAGAGTAATCTTACATTAGACACCATGGTGGGTTTGCACTGTCTTCGTGTGAAAGGGTCCATTTGTTggtttttggcattttgtccTTCAGcctgtgagaaaaataaaaaataggcaATTTCAGCATTTTATAATCAAAACTGCAGTAAAGTCGACACAGTGTTCTGGAGTTGTTCACAGGGGGTGTGTtactgtgagacacacagaacGCTCTGCACACTGCTGTGAGTGGCTTTAAGTGAAGTGCAGCATGACTGAATACTGTCACAGTGGAGAGCTGCCACGTTAGGAAAACATCTGGGGTCAGGCAGTGTTTCAAAGTCTTGGTGGAGAGTAAATACACTATCAGAAACTATTTGTCGACAATTTGTTAAGGTGTAAACTTCCCTTCCTGCCCTTCAGTAACATTTCTGTTGTACTTATATCACACCCCTTCAGTGCAAACAGAAACTACAGGATGTGAACAGGATGCAACATGATTGTTTCAACAAGCACTTCCATATTCTCATCTTATATtctaacacacacatttcacttaAATTATAAAAGCTTTATAGCAAGTATGTGCAATAATCAATTGCCTACAGATATTTTATCATCCCAGTCCTATTATTAAAACAAGAAGGTGAAGGAGACACTTACCACGAGAGCTTTCTCAGATTCAACAATGTTCCAGCTTCTGTTTCTCTGATTGATGTAGCTGCATGATAAAAAGAATCAAAAACAATTTAGTCTTCAAACACAATCAGCTCCAACACAGAGTCATTATGTTAAAGCTGGAGTGCACAACAtttgtctcccccctctgtcagTGAGAGCAATTACATAAACACTGTCGATGCATTCTATGACGTATGCCTGCAGGTGAGCTCGCTGTATCTCCTCCGCCCCCAGGAGTGCTCTCTTTAAGTCTTTTCACTTTAATCCTTCCTCTGAAtgccaagtttattttttatctagAGCATCCACTCCAGAAACGTTTCTTTGGTTGACATAAAACGCATCATTTCAGGCGCATGAACCCGGGAAAGATGCCACAGACACCAAAACTCTGATATACTGCAAAATACAGAGAGCTTTGGCAGCAAAACGTGTAATTAGCATCGTGCGAACTTGTTTGGCAGGACCTTGAGTGTAACAGTCGTTCATCTATATGTCAAAGTCCTGCACTCCAGCTTTAAAGACTGTGGATTTTAAATATATGACATGCACCAATCCTCAGGTATGTTTCCATCCCatgttcatgttgtttttcagtCCTTTACAACCACAGGTCTGAAGCAAGGATCTCTATCCAGTCGTATTACAAAAATAACTGCAGAGGGATTTAAAGGCACTCCTAAGTGTAGCTTGTGTACCTGATGGCAGAGATGTTCTTGGTCCTCTGTCTGTCTAGTGCTTCTGCTCTTTCCTCCAGCTCGTTCAGCTCATCCTGGATCACTTTCACTTTGTCACCATCTccgctctcttctgccatggccttcatttaaaacacataaaaagagTCAGTAAGACTCTCAATAGTCACGAACTGATGATAGATTCAAGGTCACGACACATTCTCTCGACAGAAACAGTCATTTCCTTTACCTTATCTTTGAGTAACTGCGTTTTCTTCATGGCATAATTCGGAGGTGCTTTTCGGAATCTGTCCTTCTCTTTAACAATCTGCAGCGAGACAgaagacaaaaaatgttttgttccacTGCATCATGCCCGAGCACTGAGACATGAGTTACAGTCTAGAGAAGCAGACTCACATCCTCTATGTCTTTGTCGTTGAACTTATAGTTCAGAGCTTCTTTGATAGACTGCTCCTTTTTGGTGATTTCGTCGAGAGTCGGTACCTGCATTCCTGCAACAATCATCTGGAAAAGAACACATAATTAAAACCGTAAATTTAAACTTAGAGCCATCTCTTTTGCCTCTAATTGATTCATCAATAAGTTGTCAACTAAACTGCAGTTGAAGCTACATAGGTCAAGTCATTTAAACTGACATTAGAGATtagattcaaaacacacttacGGCCTCTTTCCACTTCATGAACTCATTTTCCATGAACTCCTGATTCGATACAAACTCGAGCCTGAAGACCCGCGTGTCACCGCCATGCCTGAGGAAGACATACAATCATATGGTCAAATTTTTGGTGAGCAGAGGTCCGTTAAGTGACTCTCGATTACCTAGTTTAACACGTATCTGTAATTTTACACCAACCTTAATTGTAATCCCTTGTTTGTTCGCGTTGATCCAAGCTGGTAAACCTTCGCCGTCTCCACCACATCCACAATTTCAGCCACCTTTCAACAACAAAGGAGGACTTAAATTAAATCACACTTTGCTAAtcagactttatttatataaaatctatttttaaagaGTGCCGAATCTTCACAAATGTTCTGTAGAGCCCAAGCTTACCCTATAAACTGGtttactgctgctgtttccAATCCCTATCCTCACGAAGCAGCCAGTCACAGTCTTAGCGAAGAAGGGCATGTGGCACCAGCGCTCCAGCTTGTGTCTGGACAGGCGGATCCTGTTGAGCTCATCTGGTAGTGAAACGGGTTGCGACTTCGGTGGAGTTTCTTCTTTTCTGTTGGCAGAACACAGTCAGACGTTATTTGAAATCCAGTATAGTCCTCTGATGAAAGTATTAAACCACTTGGAGCAGAATGAAACTTACTCGTCGTCATCATAAGATGATGAACGGGAACTGCGATCACTTTTGACTGAGGATTTGTCAtcgtcttcctcttcttcctcctcgtcGTCAGAGTATACCTCGCTCGTCTTCAGGGGCTGACGTTTGGCCAGCAGTTCTGCTGCTCACCGAAGAGATGAAACGTCAGCTTTTTGGAACAGACTGAATTATCACAACAATCAGgtcataagaaaaaaaaagttacaccaacctgttttgtttttcttcttctcacgCTCAGCTTTGAGCTCCTCCATGGCCTGGGACTTTTTGTCAAGTTTTTCGTCGCGTTTGGATCGCCTCTCCTTGTTGTGTGACATCACCTGGAGAGAGGTGGATATTACAatcagacacaaagacaaactcaGGATGAAGAAGAGGTGGAATGATGCCACTACATTAGCCGAACTTTAATGCTGATTCAATAAGCAGGAATAATGCAATCAACACTCAGACATAGGCAAAAGACATTATGACACAGCACCCAAAAAACAGAGATGCACCAATCGCTCAGCTGGTGACAAGTATTTGCTGATTTGCAGCTTGTTCGGCCATGACCAGTAACCAGCAGGTCAGTCTCAGATACAGCCAATCCTGTGGCGATCAAATTTACATGCCTGCACCGCAAGATGATTAATGTCATGtgcacagcagcacagacagtaaCTGACTATTGTCACAGCTGctgcaacctgttctcattcctaGGTCGTCAATTACCGATGCTCTGTCACACCCTCCATTAGCGACTTATCAGACCCTCTTAGTGACTTTATTTCTAAAGAGCAACTACCAACAAATGTAGCAACTGTTTCGGACCATCAGTATAAAAGTTGTAATTCGTTCCCATGCATGTTGCTCAGAGTAATCACATTGACTGACTCTTCTGCCAGTAGCGGGGGgtctcccctctcctctggtGCTGTGGCATGCACACAATgtggagcaggcaggaggagaggagacgccGCTCGCTGCTACAGTGGGAGTTAAGATAATAGTTGGCTCTATAATCGGCCTACACACACAGTATAGAACAGTGTTTTCTCTGGTATGTCAACAATTTGAGCATGTAAAGATGTGTTGCACCTGCTCTCTTCTGGGAAAGTAAACATGTTAGATAAAGTGGGATATACTGCAACTCATTTACAGTTGGATTTTATTTGTACAAAAGCTCTGTACAGTAACCTGGAGCAAATTTTATTTCTAGTTTGAGTGAGCGTGAGAGAAGGTCCTGTAATCTGGTCTATGTTATCGattttgaattaattttttCAATTACAGAAAAGATATCAAAATGGTTGTGTATCCTGTCAATTCAAGttttggaaagaaagaaaactggaATTGACCAAAATCACAATCTACAGGTCAgacatcttttaaaaaacactgaaactgaaTAAAATTAAGGTGCAATCGGTGATTCTTTATCAAAAAACTgacatttctttcttcttctttttagtttttaaaaagccTCCAGCATGACTCTTACGATGGTGCCATCAAACAACACGTCCATTATGGTTCAAAATGTCTCTGAAACTGGACTCACCACTTGTGTGTCTTGAACCTGAGATTGCTTCCTCTTCTCTTGCTCTTcctcctgcttcttcttcttctcctctttctccttcttctttgcCGTCTTCAGCTTCTTCTTAATTTCAAACCTGTCGAAACAAACATAGTCTTGAATAAACAGAATCTCAACTATGTTAAATTACCAGACTCACAGAGCATGAACGCTTCCTCATTTTATTACAAATATGTTGTTGAGAAATAGGAGAAAGTTGAGAAAAAGCAACACAGGTGCTcttttcaaataaatgtaatgttctCTCTTAACTGAGATTGATTCTTCACATTGTCCCTACTCACCGTCTCTTTAGCACCTCTCTCTTCTCGATTCTGTTGAACAGCTCCtgttctctctccttttctgtcATCTGCTCCAGCCGAGCTCTGTCCTCCGCGTCTCCCATCAGGTCGTCATCGTAGCCGTCCCTGAACACCTCGTCCTCTGAGGAGTCCGAGTCGGAGCTGGAGGACGAGCTGTTGCTCTCTGAATCAGACACCTCACCTGATAAAGAGCAATTAATCAGCACAAATAGCAATCATTCAGCTGAGATCAATTCTGGAGATGACAATAACAGCAACCTCAATAAATTCTACTAATTAATTTACAAggcaacttcagtatttttcaacctggacccttttttcccatgttttcatATCTAAGTGCCTAATAAGAACATTGGTCCAGTCCTGAGCAAACAAGCTGCAATGTATTCCCTGCTGGCAACTGAACACCATAACTTTACGTCcactaaatgtgtttgtttttgccactgacaggctcagattgtttgtTGAGtctctgacaacattatggaaaggaacCCCTACAGAAATAGATCTTTTTGTTCAAGAGCAAGATCCTTTTTGtcaaaccagaaacagcctgaAACCACTGtcatcaaacccaccagactactgttaaataaacagtaatttcatCTTTGTAAAACGCACTTTGTTCAAAGTCAACAGAGGCAGAATAAAACTCTCAGAAACAATCTTGCTTTGTCTTTTCACTCTTCCGACGATCAATAGCTCTGGTCTGGCTGAAATAAACTCTTACTTTATCTGGTTTGATGTGAAAATATACTGACTCTACACATgcttaaatttgtatttatttaaatggagtctggtgtatGTGGCGATGGCGATTTCTAGGGCTGTTTccagtaaaacaaaaaggatcttactctttaaagaggtctatctctgtagggatcctttccataatattGCAAGACACTAAGAATagtaatctgagcctgtcagtggcgaaaacaaacactttcagtggactTCGGGATTAGACTGCAACTGGTTTCGCGGCTGCTGACTGCAGCACTCACGCTCAGTACTGGACCTGTTTCAAAagttgttgttcccattagttatttagtcaaaaaaaaaaaacatggaaaaatatgGTCCCGGTTGGAAAACACTGAGGTTACCCTTTAGCTCCATTGTGCtctgttgttttatgtcttctATAAAAAAATCTGTGGACAACTTTTGGCAGTGAgacatgcattttaaaaagataACAAGTACTTGGAAATGACATTGTACTTCTtgtaactgaaaaataaaggcAGCCTAACAGCAACTCGTGATGGCTACAATACACCATGTGTAGTTTCACCATGTGGCAATAACAGCTTCCTTCAAAATGACTAATATGATTTAGTACAAATACAAAAGACAATTGGAAtgtgatttaaatgtttttctctaaagtttttaacatgtttacagagcTGCTTATATCTTAAAGTTTgtttaatttg
This window encodes:
- the rtf1 gene encoding RNA polymerase-associated protein RTF1 homolog; this encodes MLSAAFVWLTAEPTSWIARTASLKHIDDTEVASRLAAQLIMVNVKKRKGRVVIDSDSEDSASDDNLDQELLSLAKRKRVDSGDQEEPVSKPAASTDSETSDSDDEWTVGGTKGKKKVKQGKGSEKKNATKKKVNKATASGSSDGDSSAESSAPEEGEVSDSESNSSSSSSDSDSSEDEVFRDGYDDDLMGDAEDRARLEQMTEKEREQELFNRIEKREVLKRRFEIKKKLKTAKKKEKEEKKKKQEEEQEKRKQSQVQDTQVVMSHNKERRSKRDEKLDKKSQAMEELKAEREKKKNKTAELLAKRQPLKTSEVYSDDEEEEEEDDDKSSVKSDRSSRSSSYDDDEKEETPPKSQPVSLPDELNRIRLSRHKLERWCHMPFFAKTVTGCFVRIGIGNSSSKPVYRVAEIVDVVETAKVYQLGSTRTNKGLQLRHGGDTRVFRLEFVSNQEFMENEFMKWKEAMIVAGMQVPTLDEITKKEQSIKEALNYKFNDKDIEDIVKEKDRFRKAPPNYAMKKTQLLKDKAMAEESGDGDKVKVIQDELNELEERAEALDRQRTKNISAISYINQRNRSWNIVESEKALVAEGQNAKNQQMDPFTRRQCKPTMVSNARDPSVHAAILAHLNQKYGSGSAQDPSSGEKNKLGQPNPKDKDVPKPTTDLSEDLFKVHDFDVKIDLQVPNAEAKSLSVSSNALPVKDGAPRRSLNLEDYKKRRGLI